The Capsicum annuum cultivar UCD-10X-F1 chromosome 1, UCD10Xv1.1, whole genome shotgun sequence sequence AATACATCGCTTACTGTCAACGATATATCCTTAATGCCCTTCAACCCCATTTCTTGTCTTGCATTTTTCTCTTTTAGATCTTTGTTCTCTTTCTCGTACGAGTTTCTGTTTTTTTGGTACCACTCTTTGCTCTCGATATGCAGTTGTTCTGCCACGCGGATCCTTCTGCTCAAGATTCGTAAACTGTCTTCAAACTTCTTGCGTAGTTCCTCCGTCATTTCATCTAGTTTTCGTTCAGCATTGCGAAAATTTACTTTGGAGTCCTCTAACGCGGTCTGCATTTGCTTGTGTTCCGCCTTTGACTTGTTTACAACATCTTGCATCCCTCTGAGAGTTTTCTCCTGCTCCGCGATCTTGATAGTCAGTTCGGTATTTTTCTTTTCCATCTGCATAAGGCTTTGGGaaaattcatgtttttccttCTTGAGCTGAGACTGCAATCTCGATTTTTCAGTTTCCGCTGTTTGCATCTGCTTTTGAATACTGTTGATTCGCGCTGTCAACGTTGAACCTTGAGTGGACATATCGTTCATGTAAGCCTCGTGTTTCTTTTGAAGAATTCCGACTTCTGCTTCTTTTCCTAATAGTTTCGTTTCCAATGCCATGATCTTATCGTTCAGCTTCTCTTTCTGCAACTCCGAATGATACGCTTCTTTATTCATATCCATTATCTTCTCTTCGACGTCACTTTTTTCTTTCACGAGTGATTTCACCTCCGATTTTAAGCCCTCCGTCTCGTGAGTGATAAGCTTCGTGCTCGTTAGTTCCTCTTTCATGTTTTCTATCCAAAGATGACATTCGGATAGTTCTCGAGTTCTTTCTTTTAGTGACAGCTCTAGTGCGGAATTCTGACTTCTTAACGCTTCCAACTCCTGCTGCAGATAATTAACTCGGTCAGATGCTTCGTGAGACTTCTTTTCGAGTGACAGATCCAACTCGTGAGACTTAACTTGGTCCGATCCTTCGTTGAGTTTACGTGACAGCTTCTGTTCCAATTCATTCCTTTCAGCACGTAATCGGTCCACTTCTTGCTGCAGTGGACCGTTTACGTGCTGTAGTTCTGGAAAATGTGATCCATTCTTGGTTTCATTTAACAATTTCTGTTCTAATTCACGCCTTTCAGCGTTTAAACGGTCCACTTCTTGCTGCAACGCATGTGATTTTGCCGTAAGATCATCCATTTTAGCCGTCGAATTGAGTTGATTTTCGTCGATGTCTTGAAGAATACGAGAGAACACGTCATCTTTCTCTATGAATGCTGCTTCTAGTGCTAACACGCGAGATTGCAGCTCCGAGTTACTTTCTTCCATTCGCTTAAGTTTATTCGACTTCCACATGAGTTGCTCTTCGAGTTCACTCTTCCGAACACATACGTTATCTAATTCAAGCTTCATACTAGCAACTTGATCCTCTAACCCCTTCATCTGCGACAATCGTTCCTTCTCGAGAAGCTCAAAATCATCAGTGAGATACATGATTtcgtcttctttttcttttactttctctTGAAACCATTTCGATTCGTTTACCAACTTCTCTTCACCTTGAATCCTCAAGTCTTTGAAGAATTCCCCCGACTCAGACCCTCGACTATAAGACATCGGTGTCTCGAAATTCTCCACATCGAAATTTTCGACACTTTCCTTCACTTCAACATTTGAAGTTACAATTTTGTCTTTCAGAATAGCTTCCTCAAGAGGCTCACAGTTCGAACACGATGAGCTACTTTTCGCTGTACCCTCCCCCGGGCTAAAA is a genomic window containing:
- the LOC107851716 gene encoding COP1-interactive protein 1-like isoform X3 codes for the protein MRRRSELLQLVDEFHEQYQSLYSMYDNLRGEVRKKLHGEHEGDSSSQSSSSCLNSESYFSPGEGTAKSSSSCSNCEPLEEAILKDKIVTSNVEVKESVENFDVENFETPMSYSRGSESGEFFKDLRIQGEEKLVNESKWFQEKVKEKEDEIMYLTDDFELLEKERLSQMKGLEDQVASMKLELDNVCVRKSELEEQLMWKSNKLKRMEESNSELQSRVLALEAAFIEKDDVFSRILQDIDENQLNSTAKMDDLTAKSHALQQEVDRLNAERRELEQKLLNETKNGSHFPELQHVNGPLQQEVDRLRAERNELEQKLSRKLNEGSDQVKSHELDLSLEKKSHEASDRVNYLQQELEALRSQNSALELSLKERTRELSECHLWIENMKEELTSTKLITHETEGLKSEVKSLVKEKSDVEEKIMDMNKEAYHSELQKEKLNDKIMALETKLLGKEAEVGILQKKHEAYMNDMSTQGSTLTARINSIQKQMQTAETEKSRLQSQLKKEKHEFSQSLMQMEKKNTELTIKIAEQEKTLRGMQDVVNKSKAEHKQMQTALEDSKVNFRNAERKLDEMTEELRKKFEDSLRILSRRIRVAEQLHIESKEWYQKNRNSYEKENKDLKEKNARQEMGLKGIKDISLTVSDVLGSLDAVALKFEECTAHFLNRISKNSCELQFVKDWVMRKNKAVAHVKDDFDCLLAQCDDKEAEILKYREKVWKSENKVRELEKMINDKEESMLVLKEEKREAIRQLCVWIDYHRSRSDYYKRILLTEFGRRSAP
- the LOC107851716 gene encoding COP1-interactive protein 1-like isoform X1, with translation MTKHSWKESMKAFGCHTDPEKEEQLKWIKIGNSSIPEQRRPFEYYWRLWDNALEEKRRQYKANLQAQHIYPQRGGFMWYTEWQLVRKIENKVKRIAKLIKKINQGSREGNMRRRSELLQLVDEFHEQYQSLYSMYDNLRGEVRKKLHGEHEGDSSSQSSSSCLNSESYFSPGEGTAKSSSSCSNCEPLEEAILKDKIVTSNVEVKESVENFDVENFETPMSYSRGSESGEFFKDLRIQGEEKLVNESKWFQEKVKEKEDEIMYLTDDFELLEKERLSQMKGLEDQVASMKLELDNVCVRKSELEEQLMWKSNKLKRMEESNSELQSRVLALEAAFIEKDDVFSRILQDIDENQLNSTAKMDDLTAKSHALQQEVDRLNAERRELEQKLLNETKNGSHFPELQHVNGPLQQEVDRLRAERNELEQKLSRKLNEGSDQVKSHELDLSLEKKSHEASDRVNYLQQELEALRSQNSALELSLKERTRELSECHLWIENMKEELTSTKLITHETEGLKSEVKSLVKEKSDVEEKIMDMNKEAYHSELQKEKLNDKIMALETKLLGKEAEVGILQKKHEAYMNDMSTQGSTLTARINSIQKQMQTAETEKSRLQSQLKKEKHEFSQSLMQMEKKNTELTIKIAEQEKTLRGMQDVVNKSKAEHKQMQTALEDSKVNFRNAERKLDEMTEELRKKFEDSLRILSRRIRVAEQLHIESKEWYQKNRNSYEKENKDLKEKNARQEMGLKGIKDISLTVSDVLGSLDAVALKFEECTAHFLNRISKNSCELQFVKDWVMRKNKAVAHVKDDFDCLLAQCDDKEAEILKYREKVWKSENKVRELEKMINDKEESMLVLKEEKREAIRQLCVWIDYHRSRSDYYKRILLTEFGRRSAP
- the LOC107851716 gene encoding COP1-interactive protein 1-like isoform X2, whose amino-acid sequence is MTKHSWKESMKAFGCHTDPEKEEQLKWIKIEIENKVKRIAKLIKKINQGSREGNMRRRSELLQLVDEFHEQYQSLYSMYDNLRGEVRKKLHGEHEGDSSSQSSSSCLNSESYFSPGEGTAKSSSSCSNCEPLEEAILKDKIVTSNVEVKESVENFDVENFETPMSYSRGSESGEFFKDLRIQGEEKLVNESKWFQEKVKEKEDEIMYLTDDFELLEKERLSQMKGLEDQVASMKLELDNVCVRKSELEEQLMWKSNKLKRMEESNSELQSRVLALEAAFIEKDDVFSRILQDIDENQLNSTAKMDDLTAKSHALQQEVDRLNAERRELEQKLLNETKNGSHFPELQHVNGPLQQEVDRLRAERNELEQKLSRKLNEGSDQVKSHELDLSLEKKSHEASDRVNYLQQELEALRSQNSALELSLKERTRELSECHLWIENMKEELTSTKLITHETEGLKSEVKSLVKEKSDVEEKIMDMNKEAYHSELQKEKLNDKIMALETKLLGKEAEVGILQKKHEAYMNDMSTQGSTLTARINSIQKQMQTAETEKSRLQSQLKKEKHEFSQSLMQMEKKNTELTIKIAEQEKTLRGMQDVVNKSKAEHKQMQTALEDSKVNFRNAERKLDEMTEELRKKFEDSLRILSRRIRVAEQLHIESKEWYQKNRNSYEKENKDLKEKNARQEMGLKGIKDISLTVSDVLGSLDAVALKFEECTAHFLNRISKNSCELQFVKDWVMRKNKAVAHVKDDFDCLLAQCDDKEAEILKYREKVWKSENKVRELEKMINDKEESMLVLKEEKREAIRQLCVWIDYHRSRSDYYKRILLTEFGRRSAP